Proteins found in one Campylobacter concisus genomic segment:
- the xseA gene encoding exodeoxyribonuclease VII large subunit, translating to MLSVSELNEKAKALLEATLDYVEVSGEISRLTKHASGHWYFTLKDEKSSISAVMYRMNNQKVKFLPKDGLKVKIYGKVTIYSPSGSYQLVASAMLPDGEGELELAFRQLKEKLENEGLFDIGTKKEIPNLPKKIALVTSATSAALQDMLKVVTSRWKLSEIYIFDALTQGENAPSSLIKALKRADRYGVDVIVLARGGGSKEDLWCFNDEGLAREIYATKTPVISAIGHEIDYVISDFVADRRSLTPSAAMLDLLPDEEAFFQYLDRLSDDLDSALSLKITKKQNLLNLLLSKFSSNALKARIELKFSEVTNKQNAIANAVQRKILVLSSALNSLEKAYEMRELFFESTKGLIEVRKDGKRVDLRDLKIDDEIELISQNTHKKAIIKE from the coding sequence ATGCTTAGCGTATCTGAGCTAAACGAAAAAGCAAAGGCGCTGCTTGAAGCGACACTTGACTATGTCGAGGTAAGTGGAGAAATTTCGCGCCTTACTAAGCACGCTTCTGGGCACTGGTACTTCACGCTAAAAGACGAAAAGTCAAGCATCTCAGCTGTGATGTATCGTATGAACAACCAAAAAGTGAAATTCTTGCCAAAAGATGGCTTGAAGGTCAAAATTTATGGCAAAGTGACTATTTATTCGCCAAGTGGATCGTATCAGCTAGTGGCTAGTGCGATGCTACCAGATGGCGAGGGTGAGCTTGAGCTTGCGTTTAGGCAGCTTAAAGAAAAGCTCGAAAATGAGGGCCTTTTTGATATCGGCACAAAAAAAGAGATACCAAATTTACCTAAAAAAATAGCCCTTGTCACAAGCGCTACTTCGGCGGCACTTCAGGATATGTTAAAGGTCGTGACGAGTCGTTGGAAATTAAGCGAAATTTATATCTTTGATGCCTTAACTCAAGGTGAAAATGCCCCAAGCTCGCTCATAAAGGCTTTAAAAAGAGCTGATAGATACGGCGTTGATGTGATCGTTTTAGCTCGTGGAGGCGGCAGCAAAGAGGATCTTTGGTGCTTTAACGACGAGGGCTTGGCGCGTGAAATTTACGCCACCAAAACGCCAGTCATAAGCGCTATTGGACATGAGATAGACTATGTTATAAGCGACTTTGTAGCAGACCGCAGATCGCTTACGCCAAGTGCAGCTATGCTTGATCTGCTACCTGATGAAGAGGCTTTTTTTCAGTATCTTGATAGGCTCAGCGATGATCTTGATAGCGCTTTAAGCTTAAAGATAACCAAAAAGCAAAATTTGCTAAATTTACTACTTTCTAAATTTTCATCAAACGCTCTAAAAGCTAGGATCGAGCTAAAATTTAGCGAGGTGACAAATAAGCAAAATGCCATAGCAAATGCTGTCCAAAGAAAAATTTTAGTCCTTAGCTCAGCCCTTAACTCGCTAGAGAAGGCTTATGAGATGAGGGAGCTCTTTTTTGAGAGTACAAAAGGGCTTATCGAGGTTAGAAAAGATGGCAAGAGAGTTGATCTTAGGGATTTAAAAATAGACGATGAGATAGAGCTTATCTCGCAAAATACACATAAAAAAGCAATTATCAAGGAGTAA
- the ubiE gene encoding bifunctional demethylmenaquinone methyltransferase/2-methoxy-6-polyprenyl-1,4-benzoquinol methylase UbiE — MQKQEKIVDMFNQIAPTYDVANRVLSLGVDVSWRKFACRYMLEIFKNKSINIVDVACGTGDMMGLWSEISKEFGVEIKSLTGIDPSSGMLKEARAKFPNFKFIEAYADNTTLTSGEAQILSISYGIRNVVERKAALREFNRVLALNGYVAVLEFTKRQKKGLITSLRDFYLSKILPKIGGFISKNKEAYEYLPSSIENFLDAKSFCDELATAGFEIELCKGFSMDISTLFIAKKVKEINA, encoded by the coding sequence ATGCAAAAACAAGAAAAAATCGTTGATATGTTTAACCAGATCGCTCCGACTTATGACGTCGCAAACAGGGTGCTAAGTCTTGGTGTGGATGTGAGCTGGAGGAAATTTGCCTGCAGATATATGCTAGAAATTTTTAAAAATAAAAGCATAAATATTGTAGATGTAGCTTGCGGTACTGGCGATATGATGGGGCTTTGGAGTGAAATTTCAAAAGAATTTGGCGTTGAGATAAAAAGCCTTACTGGTATCGATCCCTCAAGTGGTATGCTAAAAGAGGCTAGGGCAAAATTTCCAAATTTTAAATTTATAGAGGCCTACGCTGACAACACTACGCTTACAAGTGGCGAGGCTCAAATTTTAAGCATAAGCTATGGTATCAGAAATGTGGTTGAGCGAAAGGCTGCGCTTAGAGAGTTTAACAGAGTACTTGCTCTAAATGGCTACGTAGCCGTGCTTGAATTTACAAAACGCCAGAAAAAGGGGCTTATAACCTCGCTAAGAGATTTTTACCTAAGTAAAATTTTGCCAAAAATTGGTGGCTTTATCTCAAAAAATAAAGAGGCATACGAGTATCTGCCAAGCTCGATAGAAAATTTCTTGGATGCAAAGAGCTTTTGCGATGAGCTAGCCACTGCTGGCTTTGAGATAGAGCTTTGTAAGGGCTTTAGTATGGACATCTCGACGCTATTTATCGCCAAAAAGGTCAAAGAGATCAATGCTTAG
- a CDS encoding CHAD domain-containing protein, with the protein MSLEIERKFLLKNSQILDFLKEAGVVFKHLEISQFYTKITQNEEIRFRSEEDKFIKTVKIGKDLIREENEEFCEKAEFKKALKNRIGSVILKDRYIFKLNNNPCNIDIFKNELNGLCTFEIEFSDENEAVFFKLPPFLENFCLSDVTCDKRYKNKFLAIHANENEQIDYKRAYKIIKEKEILPNFATNLKSGEALRVLFVSIFKVIKRLKSQYLIDKDEEVLHDLRVNLRKVRSILKIFSGVFDEKVTLFFGENFKMLANSTNKKRDLDVFLSFLNEQKHANEPIYFVKKALDLEYENVKSYLGDEENYAFLKEWEIFLNEGEFYKSKLFDVSLSRLGSFKLRTLLVLAQKRIKSLNQDCPNESFHDLRIELKKMRYTYEFLCEIFYFEGLKKYEEKLKQMQEIFGNLQDYDVWLGILKRLPEMPDKERLESKIYKQIYKSREEILKKRLKFIKVTRKISRNLKIYYI; encoded by the coding sequence GTGAGTTTGGAGATAGAGCGTAAATTTTTACTCAAAAATTCTCAAATTCTAGATTTTTTAAAAGAAGCTGGAGTAGTTTTTAAGCACCTTGAAATTTCTCAATTTTATACCAAGATAACGCAAAATGAAGAGATCCGCTTTCGAAGTGAAGAGGATAAATTTATAAAAACTGTAAAGATTGGTAAAGATCTAATCAGGGAAGAAAATGAAGAATTTTGCGAAAAAGCGGAGTTTAAAAAGGCTCTTAAAAACCGCATCGGTAGCGTCATCTTAAAAGATAGATACATTTTTAAATTAAATAACAATCCTTGCAATATCGATATTTTTAAAAATGAACTAAACGGGCTTTGTACATTTGAAATCGAATTTAGCGATGAAAATGAGGCCGTCTTTTTCAAACTACCACCATTTTTAGAAAATTTTTGCCTAAGTGACGTAACTTGTGATAAAAGATATAAAAACAAATTTCTTGCCATTCATGCTAATGAAAATGAACAAATTGACTACAAAAGAGCCTATAAGATCATAAAAGAAAAAGAAATTTTGCCAAATTTTGCTACAAATCTAAAAAGCGGCGAGGCGCTAAGAGTCCTTTTCGTTAGTATTTTTAAAGTAATAAAAAGGCTAAAAAGCCAGTATTTGATAGATAAAGATGAAGAAGTTTTGCATGATCTTCGCGTAAATTTAAGAAAGGTTAGGTCGATCCTTAAAATTTTTAGTGGCGTTTTTGATGAGAAAGTGACACTTTTTTTTGGTGAGAATTTTAAAATGCTTGCAAACTCGACAAACAAAAAGCGAGATTTGGATGTATTTTTGAGCTTTTTAAACGAGCAAAAACATGCAAACGAGCCTATATATTTTGTAAAAAAGGCTCTAGATTTAGAGTATGAAAATGTAAAAAGCTACCTTGGTGACGAAGAAAACTACGCATTTTTAAAAGAGTGGGAGATATTTTTAAACGAGGGTGAATTTTATAAGTCAAAACTCTTTGATGTAAGCCTTTCGCGCCTTGGTTCGTTTAAGCTTAGAACGCTTTTGGTTTTAGCTCAAAAAAGGATAAAAAGCCTTAATCAAGACTGCCCAAATGAGAGCTTTCATGATCTTAGGATAGAGCTTAAAAAGATGAGATACACATACGAGTTTTTATGTGAAATTTTTTATTTTGAAGGGCTTAAAAAGTATGAAGAGAAGCTAAAGCAGATGCAAGAAATTTTTGGCAATCTTCAAGACTATGACGTTTGGCTCGGCATCCTTAAAAGACTTCCAGAAATGCCAGATAAAGAGAGGCTAGAGAGTAAAATTTACAAGCAAATTTATAAAAGTAGAGAAGAGATACTAAAAAAGCGTCTTAAATTTATAAAAGTAACTCGCAAAATTTCAAGAAATTTAAAAATTTACTACATATAA
- a CDS encoding Fur family transcriptional regulator codes for MQYVSLLKQSGLKVTPQRLSVLRILDRHTHPTIDELYDEILKESPSVSLATVYKNLNTLKDEGLVVEVNIVNQKARYDIYEYPHIHVVCESCGSVEDVSYDEAELGKYQEALEKKIGNIIERLNIVASVKSCKHCK; via the coding sequence ATGCAATACGTATCATTATTAAAGCAATCCGGGCTAAAAGTCACGCCACAGCGCCTTAGCGTTTTAAGAATTCTTGATCGCCACACGCACCCAACGATTGATGAGCTTTATGATGAGATTTTAAAAGAGAGTCCATCGGTTTCTCTAGCAACGGTTTATAAAAATTTAAATACTTTAAAAGACGAAGGTCTCGTAGTCGAAGTAAATATCGTCAATCAAAAGGCTAGATACGACATCTACGAATATCCACATATTCATGTTGTCTGTGAAAGCTGTGGAAGCGTCGAGGACGTGAGCTACGATGAAGCTGAGCTTGGCAAATATCAAGAGGCACTAGAAAAGAAGATTGGAAATATAATAGAACGTCTAAATATCGTAGCTAGCGTAAAAAGCTGTAAACACTGTAAATAA
- the dxs gene encoding 1-deoxy-D-xylulose-5-phosphate synthase encodes MNKDVKSLDVDELNALCHDIRDKILATVSKNGGHLSSNIGAVEIIVAMHKIFDVTKDPFIFDVSHQSYAHKLLTGRWESFDTLRKFNGISGYTKPSESKFDYFVAGHSSTSISLAVGAAKAIKLKNEDRIPVAVIGDGSLSGGMAYEALNELGDRKYPCVIILNDNEMSISKPIGALSKYLSQMMAGQFYQKFKGRVEKFLSYMPDSAAYMARRIEEGIRLITPGMFFEELGLEYIGPVDGHDLGALLSTFETAKGMKKPVIVHVQTLKGKGYEFAEGYYENWHGVGPFDLKSGEFIKRQSNKSATAIFSEQLLKMAREHSDIVGVTAAMPTGTGMDALIQEFPDRFWDVAIAEQHAVTSMSAMAKEGFKPFVAIYSTFMQRAYDQVIHDASILNLNITFAMDRAGIVGEDGETHQGAFDISFLNAVPNMVLFAPRCEESMKNVMEFAYSYKGVSAFRYPRGAFILRDEFKAKPLEFGKGEILADVKSDIAFLGYGNGVGRANLVRNLLADKLDVILVDLVFAKPLDSELLLDLAKRTKKWYIFSDSAKKGGIGEIVSAFLQENKISNISVISFEYEDKFIPHGSTAEVEKHLGISAEQITKNLLENN; translated from the coding sequence ATGAATAAAGACGTTAAAAGTTTAGATGTTGATGAACTAAACGCACTTTGTCATGATATCAGGGATAAAATTTTAGCCACTGTTAGCAAAAATGGCGGTCATCTTAGCTCAAACATCGGTGCAGTTGAGATCATTGTAGCGATGCATAAAATTTTTGATGTGACAAAAGATCCATTTATTTTTGATGTAAGCCATCAAAGCTACGCACACAAACTACTAACTGGACGCTGGGAGAGCTTTGATACGCTTAGAAAATTTAATGGTATCAGCGGCTATACAAAGCCAAGCGAAAGTAAATTTGACTACTTTGTAGCAGGACATAGCTCGACGTCTATATCTTTAGCAGTTGGTGCTGCAAAGGCGATAAAACTTAAAAACGAAGATCGTATCCCAGTAGCTGTTATAGGCGATGGCTCACTAAGTGGCGGAATGGCGTACGAGGCGCTAAATGAGCTGGGGGATAGAAAATATCCTTGCGTCATCATCCTAAACGACAACGAGATGAGCATAAGTAAGCCAATAGGCGCACTTAGCAAGTATCTAAGCCAGATGATGGCAGGACAGTTTTATCAAAAATTTAAAGGCAGGGTTGAGAAATTTCTAAGCTATATGCCAGATTCGGCCGCATATATGGCTAGACGTATCGAAGAGGGCATTAGACTCATCACTCCTGGTATGTTTTTTGAAGAGCTTGGGCTTGAGTACATTGGCCCAGTTGATGGACACGATTTAGGCGCGCTTCTTAGTACATTTGAGACGGCAAAAGGTATGAAAAAACCAGTCATCGTGCATGTGCAGACACTAAAGGGTAAAGGATATGAATTTGCTGAGGGTTACTATGAAAATTGGCATGGAGTTGGACCATTTGATCTAAAAAGTGGCGAATTTATCAAAAGACAGTCAAATAAGTCAGCCACGGCGATCTTTAGCGAGCAACTATTAAAAATGGCAAGAGAGCATAGTGATATTGTAGGTGTCACAGCTGCGATGCCAACAGGCACTGGCATGGACGCTTTGATACAAGAATTTCCAGATCGTTTTTGGGACGTAGCGATAGCCGAGCAGCATGCAGTTACCTCTATGTCAGCCATGGCGAAAGAGGGCTTTAAGCCGTTTGTTGCGATATACTCGACTTTTATGCAAAGAGCCTACGATCAGGTCATTCACGATGCTTCTATTTTAAATTTAAACATCACATTTGCGATGGATAGGGCTGGCATTGTGGGCGAGGACGGCGAAACGCATCAAGGTGCGTTTGATATTAGCTTTTTAAATGCTGTGCCAAATATGGTTCTTTTTGCCCCAAGGTGTGAAGAGAGTATGAAAAATGTTATGGAATTTGCCTACTCTTACAAGGGTGTTAGCGCATTTAGATATCCGCGCGGAGCATTTATATTAAGAGATGAGTTTAAGGCTAAACCGCTTGAGTTTGGCAAGGGTGAAATTTTAGCTGATGTAAAGAGTGATATCGCATTTTTAGGCTATGGTAACGGCGTTGGCAGAGCAAATTTGGTCAGAAATTTACTAGCTGACAAGCTTGATGTGATATTGGTTGATCTCGTCTTTGCAAAGCCGCTTGATAGTGAGCTTTTACTGGATCTTGCAAAACGCACTAAAAAGTGGTACATCTTTAGCGATAGTGCCAAAAAAGGCGGTATTGGCGAGATAGTAAGTGCATTTTTACAAGAAAATAAAATTTCAAATATAAGCGTCATTAGCTTCGAGTATGAAGATAAATTTATCCCACATGGTTCAACCGCCGAGGTTGAAAAACATCTTGGTATAAGTGCCGAGCAGATTACCAAAAATTTACTAGAAAATAATTAA
- the fliH gene encoding flagellar assembly protein FliH: MKSSVITSETSPAHFIENYRFKVLGVGERAADSAPVLIEENNLSEELSEQNFAQKGENFIPQASHQTQTNSQNHFASQAQSPQIQQAGESSFVEELLKKTDELSSNIIKLQMQIENQESEFAKRLEAEISRAKEDGKNEGIAQANAANEARINELEARFSASATKLDEQYVKFDEFLKKIEEELGQTAIKIAKEVIDKEISASSNQIAHHLASSLIKELSNVKNIEIRVNPEDSEYIKEQFSKNEHVKISADDAISKGGVVIISDGGNIDATMQTRLEKLKMLVNNE, translated from the coding sequence ATGAAAAGCAGCGTAATAACCAGTGAGACTTCTCCAGCTCACTTTATAGAAAATTACAGATTTAAGGTACTTGGAGTTGGAGAGCGAGCCGCAGATAGTGCTCCTGTATTGATAGAGGAAAATAATCTTAGTGAAGAGCTAAGCGAGCAAAATTTTGCACAAAAAGGTGAAAATTTCATTCCTCAAGCTAGCCATCAAACGCAAACAAACTCACAAAACCACTTTGCTTCTCAGGCTCAAAGTCCACAAATACAGCAAGCAGGCGAGTCGAGCTTTGTTGAAGAATTGCTTAAAAAAACAGATGAGCTAAGTAGCAATATCATCAAACTTCAAATGCAAATAGAAAATCAAGAGAGCGAATTTGCTAAACGCCTTGAGGCTGAAATTTCTCGCGCAAAAGAGGATGGTAAAAATGAGGGTATCGCCCAGGCAAATGCGGCAAATGAAGCAAGAATAAATGAACTTGAGGCTAGATTTAGTGCTTCAGCTACAAAGCTAGATGAGCAGTATGTTAAATTTGATGAGTTTTTAAAGAAGATCGAAGAAGAGCTTGGGCAAACTGCTATAAAAATCGCAAAAGAAGTAATCGATAAAGAAATTTCAGCCTCTTCAAATCAGATCGCTCATCATCTAGCAAGCTCGCTTATAAAAGAGCTAAGTAATGTCAAAAATATAGAAATTCGCGTAAATCCCGAAGATAGCGAATATATAAAAGAGCAATTTAGCAAGAATGAGCACGTCAAAATAAGCGCTGATGATGCTATAAGCAAAGGCGGTGTGGTTATTATAAGTGATGGTGGCAATATCGATGCAACTATGCAAACAAGGCTAGAAAAACTAAAAATGCTGGTAAATAATGAATAA
- the fliG gene encoding flagellar motor switch protein FliG, with translation MSIKLNDKQKMIYDDLSMPEKIAILLIQLGEEATALIFSHMDVDVITEISGYIATAKNIDKQVASAVLEEFYALMQSNQYMRSGGLEYAKEILYRTFGPEAAQKILDKLAKSMENSKSFGYLDKIKPQQLADFIIKEHPQTIALILAHMDSTSAAETLSFFSDELRSEVVIRMANLGDISPSVIKRVSTVLEGKLESLTSYKVEVGGPRAVAEVLNRLGQKASKSTIERIEQSDDKLATTIKELMFTFEDIINLNATAIREILKNVDKKDLMVAFKGSSDGIKDKFLSNMSQRAAEAFKEEMQYLGAVRVKDVEEAQRRIVETVQTLADQGVFQVGEADEMIE, from the coding sequence ATGTCAATAAAGCTAAATGACAAGCAAAAAATGATATATGATGATCTATCGATGCCTGAAAAGATTGCTATTTTGCTGATTCAGCTTGGCGAAGAGGCAACTGCTCTTATATTTTCTCACATGGATGTTGATGTCATCACTGAAATTTCAGGCTATATCGCAACTGCGAAAAATATTGATAAGCAAGTCGCAAGTGCCGTACTAGAAGAATTTTACGCGCTAATGCAGTCAAATCAATATATGAGAAGTGGCGGTTTAGAGTACGCAAAAGAAATTCTTTACCGCACATTTGGTCCAGAGGCTGCTCAGAAAATTTTAGATAAGCTTGCAAAAAGCATGGAAAACTCAAAAAGCTTTGGCTATCTTGATAAGATAAAACCACAACAGCTTGCAGACTTTATCATAAAAGAGCACCCTCAAACCATAGCGCTAATACTAGCTCACATGGACTCAACAAGTGCTGCTGAAACGCTTAGCTTTTTCTCAGATGAGTTAAGAAGCGAAGTTGTCATTAGAATGGCAAATCTTGGTGATATTAGCCCATCGGTGATTAAGCGTGTTTCAACCGTACTTGAGGGCAAACTCGAAAGCCTTACATCATACAAAGTCGAAGTTGGCGGTCCAAGAGCTGTGGCAGAAGTGCTTAATAGACTTGGACAAAAAGCCAGCAAAAGCACGATTGAGCGTATCGAACAAAGCGATGATAAGCTCGCAACAACGATCAAAGAGCTTATGTTTACCTTTGAAGATATCATTAACCTTAATGCAACTGCGATTAGAGAAATTCTTAAAAATGTCGACAAAAAAGACCTTATGGTCGCATTTAAAGGCTCAAGCGATGGCATAAAGGATAAATTTTTATCAAATATGTCTCAGCGTGCAGCAGAAGCCTTTAAAGAGGAGATGCAATATCTTGGTGCGGTGCGTGTAAAAGATGTTGAAGAGGCTCAAAGACGCATAGTAGAGACAGTGCAAACTCTAGCTGATCAAGGTGTGTTCCAAGTCGGCGAAGCAGATGAGATGATAGAATGA
- the fliF gene encoding flagellar basal-body MS-ring/collar protein FliF, producing MDFKALLHQISQIYQKLSLKQKIVAASSIVLVVAFLVFLTLYKSKNENFAGYSVLFENISPNDSALILDQLNKDGIKYKLANEGTILVPTSDVYKERIAVATLGIPKESKIGFEIFDKQEFGATDAEQRVKFQRALEGELARTIESLSSIQKATVRIAIPKESVFTERQALPTASIVVELKPGVSLNAKQIFGIKNLVAASVTNLSTENVKIVNQDGVALGDEDGEFDSDAIAQQIRYKREFENNYEQKIVNVLAPIVGGADKVVAKVNIDFDFDKKDTKSEVYDPNNVVRSESNIEEKRQGSAPNEVGGVPGAVSNIGPVQGLDDSTLKEQYNKSSQQTNYEISKKVTSIKGQFASINRVSAAVVIDGLYQSKKDSDGKPTGELEFAPLTKEQRESITNLIKQSIGYNQNRGDEVSLDNFEFKTGKDISTSEKMDGFVNNYVVPFMPLLKYIFAALLLYIFYKKVIVPFMQKMLEETKEEEEQVQDGLEDIEVDAEDTLEKFKAARKKVEEQLGLSGEFNEDELKYDVLLEKMRAVITERNEEIAMLLQDMVKNDSDFNMRKEI from the coding sequence ATGGATTTTAAAGCATTACTTCATCAAATAAGTCAAATTTACCAGAAGCTTTCATTAAAGCAAAAAATCGTTGCAGCTAGCTCTATCGTCTTGGTCGTGGCATTTTTGGTATTTTTAACACTTTATAAAAGCAAAAATGAAAATTTTGCAGGTTATAGCGTTCTTTTTGAAAACATTAGCCCAAATGATTCTGCCTTAATACTTGATCAGCTAAACAAAGATGGCATTAAATATAAATTAGCAAACGAAGGCACTATCCTTGTACCAACGAGTGATGTTTATAAAGAGCGCATCGCTGTTGCAACGCTTGGAATACCAAAAGAGAGCAAAATCGGCTTTGAAATTTTTGATAAGCAAGAATTTGGTGCGACTGATGCCGAGCAGAGAGTAAAATTTCAAAGAGCGCTTGAGGGCGAGCTAGCTAGAACGATCGAGAGTCTTTCTTCTATCCAAAAAGCGACTGTTCGTATCGCTATCCCTAAAGAGAGCGTCTTTACTGAAAGACAAGCACTTCCAACAGCGTCTATCGTTGTTGAGCTAAAGCCAGGCGTTAGCCTAAACGCAAAGCAAATTTTTGGTATTAAAAACCTTGTCGCTGCCTCTGTTACAAACTTAAGCACAGAAAATGTAAAGATCGTCAATCAAGATGGCGTCGCACTTGGCGATGAAGACGGTGAGTTTGATAGTGACGCTATAGCTCAGCAGATCCGCTATAAGCGCGAGTTTGAAAATAATTATGAGCAAAAGATCGTAAATGTGCTAGCTCCTATCGTGGGCGGTGCGGACAAGGTCGTAGCAAAGGTAAATATCGACTTTGACTTTGACAAAAAAGATACAAAAAGTGAAGTTTATGACCCAAATAACGTCGTTAGAAGCGAAAGCAATATCGAAGAAAAGCGTCAAGGCTCAGCACCAAATGAAGTAGGTGGTGTCCCGGGTGCAGTTAGCAACATTGGCCCTGTTCAAGGACTTGATGATAGCACTTTAAAAGAGCAGTACAATAAAAGCTCACAGCAGACAAACTATGAAATTTCAAAGAAAGTAACAAGCATCAAAGGGCAGTTTGCTAGCATAAACAGAGTGAGTGCGGCTGTCGTTATAGACGGACTTTATCAGAGTAAAAAAGATAGTGATGGCAAGCCAACTGGCGAGCTTGAATTTGCCCCACTTACCAAAGAGCAAAGAGAGTCAATCACAAATTTAATCAAACAATCAATCGGCTATAACCAAAATAGGGGCGATGAAGTAAGCTTAGATAACTTTGAGTTTAAAACTGGTAAAGATATAAGCACTAGCGAGAAGATGGATGGCTTTGTGAATAACTATGTAGTGCCATTTATGCCGCTACTAAAATATATTTTTGCAGCATTGTTGCTCTACATCTTCTACAAAAAAGTTATTGTGCCATTTATGCAAAAGATGCTTGAAGAGACAAAAGAAGAAGAGGAACAAGTTCAAGATGGACTTGAAGATATTGAGGTAGATGCTGAAGATACACTTGAGAAATTTAAAGCTGCTCGCAAAAAGGTCGAAGAGCAACTAGGACTTAGTGGCGAGTTTAATGAAGATGAATTAAAATACGATGTTTTACTTGAGAAAATGAGAGCGGTCATCACAGAAAGAAATGAAGAGATAGCAATGCTACTTCAAGATATGGTAAAAAATGACAGCGACTTTAATATGCGTAAGGAAATTTGA
- the hisC gene encoding histidinol-phosphate transaminase, with product MKFNDFLDDLVNYEAGKPIELVVREFGIEAKDVIKLASNENPFGTSKRVEEALKEVAKNAHLYPDDSYFELKEGLAKKYDVSSKNLIIGSGSDQIIEYALHAKANKQSGVLMAGVTFAMYEIYAKQTGAKIYRTKSMGHDLNEFLEIYNAKKDEISVIFLCMPNNPLGECLDAEEIFKFIKKIDENTLVVLDCAYNEFAKFKDSKKEIRPSDVAKLKNVIYLGTFSKAYALGGMRVGYGVANEEIIGALSKLRAPFNITTPSLRAAIVALGDDEFVQQTMQNNFEQMKRYEEFAKQNGIEFIPSYTNFITFKFNELKSSQICEKMLKKGIILRDLKSYALNAVRITIGLSWQNDRVFEELKQILKWEYGF from the coding sequence ATGAAATTTAATGACTTTTTAGATGATCTAGTAAATTACGAGGCTGGAAAGCCAATCGAGCTTGTAGTTAGAGAATTTGGCATCGAAGCAAAAGACGTGATCAAGCTAGCCAGTAATGAAAATCCATTTGGTACAAGCAAAAGAGTGGAAGAGGCATTAAAAGAGGTCGCTAAGAACGCACATCTATATCCAGACGACAGCTATTTTGAGCTAAAAGAAGGGCTGGCTAAAAAATATGATGTTAGCAGTAAAAATTTGATAATCGGCTCTGGAAGCGACCAGATCATAGAGTATGCACTGCACGCAAAAGCAAACAAACAAAGTGGCGTTTTGATGGCTGGTGTGACCTTTGCAATGTATGAAATTTATGCAAAGCAAACTGGAGCAAAAATTTATCGCACAAAGAGCATGGGACACGATCTAAATGAATTTTTGGAAATTTACAACGCAAAAAAAGATGAAATTTCAGTCATTTTTCTATGTATGCCAAACAACCCTTTGGGTGAGTGTTTAGATGCTGAAGAGATATTTAAATTTATAAAAAAGATCGATGAAAATACACTTGTGGTGCTTGATTGTGCCTACAACGAATTTGCAAAATTTAAAGATAGCAAAAAAGAGATAAGGCCAAGCGATGTGGCTAAGCTTAAAAATGTCATCTATCTTGGAACATTTTCAAAGGCTTACGCACTTGGTGGCATGCGCGTGGGATACGGCGTGGCAAATGAAGAGATCATAGGCGCACTTTCAAAGCTAAGAGCCCCATTTAACATCACAACTCCAAGCCTAAGAGCTGCGATAGTAGCACTTGGAGATGATGAGTTCGTGCAGCAAACCATGCAGAATAATTTCGAGCAAATGAAGAGATATGAGGAATTTGCAAAGCAAAATGGCATAGAATTTATCCCAAGCTATACAAATTTCATCACTTTTAAATTTAACGAGCTAAAATCAAGCCAGATATGCGAAAAGATGCTAAAAAAGGGTATAATTTTGCGAGATCTAAAAAGCTACGCCTTAAATGCGGTGAGAATCACCATCGGTCTTAGCTGGCAAAATGATAGAGTTTTTGAAGAGTTAAAGCAAATTTTAAAGTGGGAATATGGATTTTAA